The following are encoded in a window of Castanea sativa cultivar Marrone di Chiusa Pesio chromosome 5, ASM4071231v1 genomic DNA:
- the LOC142636148 gene encoding coatomer subunit epsilon-1, translating into MAAAPDHLFNLRNNFYLGAYQAAINNSDVPNLSPDDAVERDSLVYRSYIALGSYQLVVHEIDASAPTPLQAVKLLALYLSSPENKESAISSLKEWLADPAIGSNPILRLIAGIVFTHEQDYNEALKHTNAGGTMELHALNVQIFLKMHRSDYAERQLRSMQQIDEDHTLTQLASAWLNLAVGGSKIQEAYLIFQDFSEKYQMTSLILNGKAICCMHMGNFDEAETLLLEALNKDAKDPETLANLVVCCLHLGKSSSRFLSQLKLSHPDHVLVKRASTAEESFDRAVQSVA; encoded by the exons atggcaGCAGCACCAGACCATTTGTTCAACCTTCGAAACAACTTCTACCTGGGAGCATACCAGGCAGCCATCAACAACAGCGACGTCCCAAACCTCTCCCCAGACGACGCCGTCGAGCGCGACTCCCTCGTCTACCGCTCCTACATCGCCCTCGGCAGCTACCAGCTCGTCGTTCACGAGATCGACGCTTCTGCTCCCACTCCTCTCCAGGCCGTCAAATTGCTCGCGCTCTATCTCTCTTCCCCCGAAAACAAG gAGTCGGCGATCTCGAGTTTGAAGGAGTGGTTGGCGGATCCGGCGATCGGGAGCAACCCGATTCTGAGGTTGATTGCTGGGATCGTGTTTACGCATGAGCAGGATTACAATGAGGCTCTTAAGCACACCAACGCTGGTGGCACTATGGAACT GCATGCCTTGAATGTCCAGATTTTCCTTAAAATGCATAGGTCAGATTATGCTGAGAGACAGCTTAGGTCCATGCAGCAGATTGATGAAGACCACACACTAACTCAACTTGCTAGTGCATGGTTAAATTTGGCAGTG GGTGGTTCCAAGATACAGGAAGCATATCTCATCTTCCAAGATTTCTCTGAGAAATATCAGATGACAAGTTTGATCCTGAATGGGAAGGCTATTTGCTGCATGCACATGGGAAACTTTGATGAAGCTGAAACTCTGCTGCTTGAAGCACTAAACAAG GATGCAAAGGATCCAGAAACTCTAGCCAATCTGGTTGTATGCTGTCTTCACCTTGGTAAATCTTCTTCTCGGTTTCTCAG CCAGTTGAAACTTTCACACCCAGACCACGTTCTTGTCAAACGTGCATCAACCGCAGAGGAGAGCTTTGACCGGGCTGTTCAATCAGTTGCTTGA
- the LOC142636161 gene encoding UDP-arabinose 4-epimerase 1 has translation MLNFGRGRNQTRSSRSMSLGGMDYPDPKKKSSFVGKILLAAGLTALCILMLKQSPSFNAPSPFSHQEDGVTHVLVTGGAGYIGSHASLRLLKDKYRVTIVDNLSRGNLGAVRVLQELFPEPGRLQFIYADLGDAKAVNKIFSENAFDAVMHFAAVAYVGESTLFPLKYYHNITSNTLVVLEAMAAHGVKKLIYSSTCATYGEPEKMPITEVTPQAPINPYGKAKKMAEDIILDFSKNSNMAVMILRYFNVIGSDPEGRLGEAPRPELREHGRISGACFDAASGTMPGLKVKGTDYDTPDGTCVRDYIDVTDLVDAHVKALEKAVPKKVGIYNVGTGKGRSVKEFVEACKQATGKPIKVDYLPRRPGDYAKVYSDPSKIMHELNWTARYTDLKESLQTAWRWQQSHRGGYGNI, from the exons atgctaaattttgGCAGGGGAAGAAATCAAACAAGGTCCTCTAGATCTATGTCACTTGGAG GCATGGATTACCCAGACCCGAAAAAGAAGAGCAGCTTTGTTGGCAAAATTCTTTTGGCTGCTGGCCTCACAGCATTATGCATTCTTATGCTCAAGCAATCTCCAAGTTTTAATGCTCCAAGCCCG TTCTCCCATCAGGAAGACGGGGTAACACATGTCCTAGTAACAGGAGGTGCTGGCTACATTGGTTCACATGCTAGCTTACGACTTCTGAAGGACAAATACCGTGTAACTATAGTG GACAACCTCTCGCGGGGAAACCTGGGTGCTGTAAGGGTTCTCCAAGAATTGTTTCCAGAACCTGGAAGACTTCAGTTTATTTACGCTGACTTGGGTGATGCAAAAGCT GTTAATAAAATATTCTCAGAGAATGCATTTGATGCTGTTATGCATTTTGCAGCTGTAGCATATGTTGGGGAAAGCACCCTTTTCCCACTTAA GTATTATCATAATATTACATCAAATACTTTGGTAGTATTGGAGGCCATGGCAGCACATGGTgttaagaaattgatatattcTAGTACATGTGCAACATATGGGGAACCTGAAAAGATGCCTATTACGGAAGTAACTCCTCAG GCCCCCATTAATCCATATGGAAAAGCTAAAAAAATGGCAGAAGATATCATCTTggatttttctaaaaattcaaACATGGCAGTCATGATCCTAAG ATACTTCAATGTGATTGGGTCAGATCCAGAGGGCAGATTAGGTGAAGCTCCAAGACCTGAACTTCGTGAACACGGACGAATCTCTGGTGCTTGCTTTGACGCAGCTAGTGGTACTATGCCTGGACTGAAG GTTAAAGGAACAGACTATGATACACCTGATGGCACTTGCGTACGCGATTATATTGATGTCACTGACCTGGTTGATGCTCATGTGAAAGCTCTTGAAAAGGCTGTGCCCAAAAAGGTTGGAATCTACAATGTTGGCACTGGAAAAG GTAGATCGGTAAAAGAGTTTGTGGAGGCATGTAAGCAGGCTACAGGAAAGCCAATCAAGGTTGATTACCTACCCCGCCGGCCTGGTGACTATGCTAAAGTGTATAGCGACCCATCTAAGATCATGCATGAACTGAACTGGACAGCACGATATACTGATCTTAAAGAGAGTTTGCAGACTGCATGGAGATGGCAGCAGTCGCACCGTGGTGGGTATGGAAATATTTAA